Proteins encoded by one window of Flavobacterium sp. N502540:
- a CDS encoding efflux RND transporter permease subunit: protein MIELFIKRKILSLIISVMIVLLGILALFQLPITQFPDIVPPSVTVTAKYTGANAEVSANAVALPLERAINGVPGMTYMSTVTSNDGLTLIQVFFEVGTDPDLAAVNVQNRVTTILDELPEEVIRAGVTTEKEVNSMLMYLNITSTDKTQDEQFIFNFTDINILQELKRIDGVGRAEIMGQKEYSMRVWLDPQKMLSYAISANEVIASLQKQNISAAPGKVGEGSGQLDNQLQYVIKYGGKFYEPKQYEEIPIRANSDGTILKLKDISKIEFGSMSYGMVSKTDGKPSASIMLKQRPGSNASEVIASVKEKMAELQKTSFPPGMDYNIAYDVSRFLDASIDEVLKTLVEAFILVAFVVFIFLQDWRSTLIPVLAVPVALIGSFAFMSMMGFSINLLTLFALVLSIGIVVDNAIVVVEAVHVKISEEHMAPLPATISAMKEITGAVIAITIVMSAVFIPVAFLSGPVGVFYRQFSLTMAISIVISGINALTLTPALCAILLKPHNPDEKKTSLLNRFFDGFNKWFDNVTAGYIKILAKFADRTTVTAGLLVLFCLLTWGTSKFVPGGFIPSEDQGMVYVSVTTPQGATVERTEKVLDEVTRLAKEIKGVDNVTTLAGYSIVTEIAGASYGMGMINLKDWKDRDISVNEFITKLGEKTKNISDAQIEIFAPPTVPGFGNTSGFELRLLDKSGGTITNTDAVTKNFIKELNASPEIQNSFTSFDATFPQYLIHIDYDQAAKKGVSVDNAMSTLQTMLGSFYATNFIRFSQMYKVMVQASPQFRKNPESILDMYLKNDAGEMVPFSTFIKLERVYGPEVLTRYNMYMSAMINGEPADGYSSGEAIAAVEKIAAEKLPSRFELEWSGMTREEILSGNQTIYIFALCILFVYLLLAAQYESLLLPFPVLLSLPVGVFGSYLALLMVGLDNNIYAQVALVMLIGLLAKNAILIVEFAMAQNKIGRDITEAAIEGARLRFRPILMTSFAFISGLIPLCIASGAGAVGNRSIGTAAAGGMFIGTVFGLVIIPGLYILFAKLEKALKK, encoded by the coding sequence ATGATAGAGTTATTTATCAAACGAAAAATACTATCGTTAATCATTTCGGTTATGATAGTACTCCTCGGTATACTGGCCTTGTTTCAGTTGCCTATTACACAATTTCCTGATATTGTTCCGCCATCTGTAACGGTAACGGCTAAATATACAGGAGCCAATGCCGAAGTTTCGGCCAATGCCGTCGCACTGCCTTTAGAGCGCGCTATTAATGGTGTTCCCGGTATGACCTATATGTCAACGGTCACTTCAAACGACGGTCTGACGCTAATACAAGTCTTTTTTGAAGTCGGAACCGATCCGGATCTCGCAGCTGTAAACGTTCAAAACCGTGTGACTACTATACTCGATGAGTTGCCCGAAGAGGTAATTCGCGCCGGAGTAACGACCGAGAAAGAAGTGAACAGTATGCTGATGTATCTGAATATTACGAGTACGGATAAAACTCAGGACGAGCAATTTATCTTTAACTTCACCGATATCAACATTCTACAGGAACTGAAACGTATTGATGGTGTTGGAAGGGCTGAAATTATGGGGCAAAAAGAATACTCGATGCGGGTATGGCTTGATCCTCAAAAAATGCTCTCTTATGCTATATCGGCAAATGAGGTAATTGCTTCTCTTCAAAAACAAAACATCTCTGCCGCACCCGGAAAAGTAGGTGAAGGTTCCGGACAATTGGACAATCAGCTTCAATATGTGATCAAATACGGAGGAAAATTCTACGAACCTAAACAGTATGAAGAAATTCCGATTCGTGCCAATTCAGATGGAACTATTCTAAAATTAAAAGACATCTCTAAGATCGAATTTGGATCGATGAGTTACGGAATGGTTTCTAAAACCGATGGTAAACCTTCGGCTTCTATCATGCTAAAACAGCGTCCGGGTTCGAATGCTTCTGAAGTAATTGCCAGTGTAAAAGAAAAGATGGCCGAACTTCAAAAGACTTCCTTCCCTCCCGGAATGGATTACAATATTGCTTACGATGTATCGCGCTTTCTGGACGCATCGATCGATGAGGTTTTAAAAACACTCGTCGAAGCCTTTATTCTGGTAGCCTTTGTGGTTTTTATATTCCTTCAGGACTGGCGTTCTACTTTAATACCGGTTTTAGCCGTACCAGTAGCGCTTATTGGTTCGTTTGCTTTCATGTCAATGATGGGCTTTTCGATCAACCTGCTAACCTTATTTGCTTTAGTACTATCGATCGGAATTGTGGTCGACAACGCCATTGTAGTGGTCGAAGCCGTCCATGTTAAAATTTCCGAAGAACATATGGCTCCACTTCCGGCAACTATAAGTGCCATGAAAGAAATTACGGGAGCTGTTATTGCCATAACCATAGTAATGAGTGCCGTGTTTATTCCTGTTGCCTTTCTTAGCGGTCCTGTTGGAGTTTTCTACAGACAGTTCTCTTTAACCATGGCGATTAGTATCGTAATTTCAGGTATCAATGCACTTACTTTAACTCCCGCGCTCTGTGCTATTTTACTTAAACCGCATAATCCGGACGAGAAGAAAACCTCTTTACTGAATCGTTTCTTCGACGGTTTTAATAAATGGTTTGATAATGTAACCGCAGGTTATATCAAAATACTGGCAAAATTTGCAGATCGTACTACTGTTACTGCTGGATTATTGGTTTTATTCTGTCTGCTTACCTGGGGAACCAGCAAATTTGTTCCGGGTGGTTTTATTCCTTCTGAAGATCAAGGGATGGTTTATGTAAGTGTGACTACTCCTCAGGGAGCCACGGTAGAACGTACTGAAAAAGTACTGGATGAGGTTACCCGATTAGCCAAAGAAATTAAGGGAGTCGACAACGTGACTACTCTTGCCGGATACAGTATTGTCACCGAAATTGCAGGAGCTTCTTACGGAATGGGAATGATCAATTTGAAAGACTGGAAAGATCGTGATATCTCGGTTAACGAATTCATCACCAAACTGGGAGAGAAAACAAAAAACATTTCTGATGCTCAGATTGAGATTTTTGCACCGCCAACGGTACCCGGTTTTGGAAATACGAGTGGTTTTGAACTTCGCTTACTGGACAAATCCGGCGGAACGATTACTAATACCGATGCCGTAACTAAAAATTTTATCAAGGAACTCAATGCTTCACCTGAAATACAAAACTCTTTTACCAGTTTTGATGCTACTTTCCCCCAGTATTTGATTCATATTGATTACGATCAGGCAGCTAAAAAAGGAGTTTCGGTAGACAATGCCATGTCGACTCTGCAAACGATGCTGGGTTCATTTTATGCCACTAATTTTATTCGTTTCTCACAAATGTATAAAGTAATGGTTCAGGCCAGTCCTCAATTTAGGAAGAATCCCGAAAGTATTCTGGATATGTACCTTAAGAATGATGCCGGCGAAATGGTTCCGTTCTCGACCTTCATCAAACTGGAACGTGTGTACGGTCCTGAAGTTTTAACCCGATACAACATGTACATGTCGGCCATGATCAACGGAGAGCCTGCTGACGGATATAGCTCCGGTGAGGCAATTGCCGCTGTGGAGAAAATAGCTGCCGAAAAACTTCCGAGCAGGTTTGAACTGGAATGGTCAGGTATGACGCGTGAAGAAATTCTGTCCGGGAATCAGACGATTTACATTTTTGCTTTATGTATACTGTTTGTCTATTTACTTCTTGCTGCCCAATACGAAAGTTTACTGCTTCCGTTTCCGGTACTTTTAAGTTTACCTGTAGGGGTGTTTGGATCGTATCTCGCGCTTTTAATGGTTGGACTCGACAATAACATTTATGCTCAGGTAGCACTCGTCATGCTGATCGGATTACTCGCCAAAAATGCCATTCTGATTGTAGAATTTGCGATGGCGCAGAACAAAATCGGACGAGATATTACCGAGGCTGCCATCGAAGGAGCCCGACTGCGTTTCCGACCTATCTTAATGACTTCTTTTGCTTTTATTTCAGGACTGATTCCTTTATGTATCGCCTCGGGTGCGGGAGCCGTTGGTAACCGTTCCATTGGTACAGCCGCCGCCGGAGGAATGTTCATCGGAACGGTGTTTGGACTTGTTATCATACCGGGTCTTTATATACTGTTTGCAAAACTTGAAAAAGCACTGAAAAAATAA
- a CDS encoding TolC family protein: MKKSINQFKAVTDQNHKFKSFSLLLVTGILLLTACSAPKVNDNLAAKALPKNFDVTSKKAADSGTTFVPLQTATYFKDEKLEQLLDKAMAQNPDYLIMEQRILIANSHLKAAKLALLPSLDFQADASGTRYGKYTMEGVGNFDTNLSQNISDRQRIATGTTPNFFLGGKVSWEADIWGKLSNRKKAARDRYFASQQGMRLLKTKLLGDIAELYYELVALDKQALIYKRNLDTQQHALHIVSAQRSVGKATELAVQQFNAQNNNILAEAEQLNLKIDQAEKALLTLLGEYGGKIERNTDFSSGYLKVLNQKISVDSIIHKRPDVSEAYFELRATNADAKAARAAFFPTLNLGGYVGMNSFSLTTFFDSGSFAWQLLGGITAPIFNKGQIKQEFFTANRRQEISFLQYQNTITTAYNELSALLHRTEAFENVLKYKSKEIEHLEIAVNVSNDLYLSGYANYLEIINAQKNKLQAELDFVEIQLKNANAQILLYKALGGGM; this comes from the coding sequence ATGAAAAAATCAATAAATCAATTTAAAGCAGTTACTGATCAAAACCATAAGTTTAAGTCATTCTCACTCCTATTGGTCACCGGAATTCTGTTATTGACAGCTTGTTCTGCTCCAAAAGTTAATGATAATCTGGCCGCTAAAGCACTGCCCAAAAATTTCGATGTTACGTCAAAAAAAGCTGCTGACAGCGGAACAACTTTTGTTCCGCTGCAAACAGCCACTTATTTTAAAGATGAAAAACTAGAACAATTATTAGACAAAGCCATGGCTCAGAATCCGGATTATTTAATCATGGAACAGCGTATTCTAATAGCCAACTCGCATCTGAAAGCAGCTAAACTGGCTTTATTGCCTTCATTGGATTTTCAGGCCGATGCTTCGGGAACTCGTTATGGAAAATACACCATGGAGGGCGTTGGTAACTTTGATACTAATTTGTCTCAGAATATATCCGACAGACAACGAATCGCAACAGGTACTACTCCAAACTTTTTTCTGGGAGGAAAAGTATCCTGGGAAGCTGATATATGGGGAAAACTAAGCAATAGGAAGAAAGCGGCACGTGACCGATATTTTGCCTCTCAACAAGGAATGCGATTGCTGAAGACTAAACTGTTAGGCGATATAGCAGAGCTGTACTACGAATTGGTAGCCTTAGACAAACAAGCGCTAATTTACAAGCGAAACCTTGATACACAACAGCATGCACTGCATATCGTTTCGGCACAGCGATCTGTTGGAAAAGCCACAGAACTTGCCGTACAGCAATTCAATGCGCAAAACAACAATATATTGGCTGAGGCAGAACAATTAAATCTTAAAATCGATCAGGCAGAAAAGGCACTACTTACACTGCTTGGAGAATACGGCGGAAAAATCGAAAGAAACACCGATTTTTCATCGGGTTATCTTAAAGTCTTAAATCAAAAAATAAGTGTAGACTCTATCATACACAAAAGACCCGATGTATCGGAAGCTTACTTTGAATTGAGGGCTACAAATGCAGATGCTAAAGCGGCTCGTGCAGCCTTCTTTCCAACTCTAAATTTAGGTGGATACGTAGGAATGAACTCCTTCTCTTTGACTACTTTTTTTGACAGCGGTTCGTTTGCCTGGCAATTATTAGGCGGAATCACTGCTCCGATATTCAATAAAGGACAAATCAAACAGGAATTTTTTACTGCCAACCGAAGACAGGAAATTTCTTTTCTTCAATATCAAAACACCATTACAACCGCTTATAACGAACTAAGTGCTTTACTGCACCGAACTGAAGCTTTTGAAAATGTGCTGAAATATAAATCTAAAGAGATTGAGCATCTTGAAATTGCTGTAAATGTTTCCAATGATTTGTATCTGAGTGGTTATGCCAATTATCTTGAAATCATCAATGCGCAAAAAAACAAATTGCAGGCCGAGCTTGATTTTGTAGAGATTCAGTTGAAAAATGCAAATGCACAAATCTTACTTTACAAAGCTTTAGGAGGTGGGATGTGA
- a CDS encoding FAD-binding and (Fe-S)-binding domain-containing protein: MNNHTILSKATVPLESLEKQLEGKLFYDHTMRLLYATDASAYKEMPLAVAIPKTKEDIQKIIAFAREHKSSVIPRAAGTSLAGQVVGNGIIVDISQEFTKIISVDEIAKTAWVEPGVIRDELNLHLKSYKLFFGPETSTSNRCMIGGMVGNNACGARSVIYGSTREHVLEIKGFLADGHEVTFGALTNPEFEDKCNGINVVSPLEKAIYVQAKEILSSASNQILFEDHFPKKSIPRRNTGYALDLLADTMPFKDLEEQFNFCKLIAGSEGTLFFSTAIKLNLVDALKPYSALVCIHFESINESLKANIEALKFQPDSVELIDHYILECTKENIEQSKNRFFVKGDPQAILAVEFLRDSPEEIDTIAKEMEALLRSKNLGYHFPIVYGEDTNKVWALRKAGLGLLSNIPGDAKAVAVIEDTAVDVNDLPDFIEDFNAVLKKRNLNCVHYAHAATGELHLRPIIDLKTEEGTILFRTIATDIAHLVKKYKGSLSGEHGDGRLRGEFIPLMLGEEIYQLFVQIKEVWDPWGIFNPGKIVNTPPMDTNLRYTAGQDTPMPETYFDFSEHNGILRAAEMCNGSGDCRKTEKSGGTMCPSYMATRDEKHTTRARANMLRETITNSTQANKFDDDNLVDVLDLCLSCKGCKSECPSNVDMAKLKAETLQQYHDKNGVKFRSRLIGNTPKINKRFAAIPWMYNLSTKGVFGNVVKKTTGFATARKLPLMHKITFAKWMKTYRQKGDFSNGKVYLYNDEFLNYYDVEIGQTAVQLLNRLGYQVEIPKIGISGRTYLSKGMLKEAREIAEQNIRDFEQAIPQDGILIGIEPSAILSFRDEYPDLCRGELQVKAKNYAAKAFLIEEFLAKELEEGRISSDSFTNKPERVRMHGHCFQKALSSLVPLKKILTLPVNYTVLNIPSGCCGMAGSFGYEKEHYELSMKIGELVLFPAIRSEEEATLISASGTSCRHQIADGTGRKAQHPVEILYKALK, encoded by the coding sequence ATGAATAACCATACTATTCTTTCTAAGGCTACCGTTCCTCTTGAAAGTCTCGAAAAACAATTAGAAGGTAAATTATTCTACGATCATACCATGCGCTTGCTTTATGCAACTGATGCGAGTGCCTATAAAGAAATGCCGCTCGCAGTTGCTATTCCAAAAACAAAGGAAGATATTCAAAAGATCATTGCTTTTGCGAGAGAGCATAAAAGCAGTGTAATTCCGCGTGCTGCCGGAACATCGCTGGCGGGACAGGTTGTGGGGAACGGAATCATAGTAGATATTTCACAGGAGTTTACCAAAATTATATCGGTCGATGAGATCGCTAAAACGGCATGGGTCGAGCCCGGAGTTATACGTGATGAACTGAACCTTCATTTGAAATCTTATAAGTTGTTTTTCGGACCTGAGACTTCAACGAGCAATCGCTGTATGATTGGCGGTATGGTGGGTAACAATGCCTGCGGTGCAAGATCCGTTATTTATGGATCGACCCGCGAACATGTGCTTGAAATCAAAGGTTTTTTGGCCGATGGTCACGAAGTCACATTTGGCGCGTTAACCAATCCTGAATTTGAAGATAAGTGCAACGGAATTAATGTGGTAAGCCCCTTAGAAAAGGCCATTTATGTTCAGGCAAAAGAAATACTGTCGTCAGCCTCAAACCAAATTTTGTTTGAAGACCATTTTCCTAAAAAATCAATTCCCAGAAGAAATACCGGTTATGCTTTAGATTTACTGGCCGATACAATGCCTTTTAAAGATTTAGAAGAGCAATTCAACTTCTGCAAATTAATAGCAGGATCTGAAGGAACTTTGTTCTTTTCGACTGCTATAAAATTGAATTTGGTCGACGCGTTAAAACCTTATTCTGCATTGGTGTGCATTCATTTTGAAAGTATTAATGAATCACTTAAAGCCAATATTGAGGCTTTAAAATTTCAACCGGACAGTGTGGAATTAATCGATCATTATATTCTGGAATGTACAAAAGAAAATATTGAGCAAAGCAAGAATCGTTTTTTTGTAAAGGGAGATCCTCAGGCAATTTTAGCCGTTGAATTTTTAAGAGACTCTCCTGAAGAAATTGACACCATTGCCAAAGAAATGGAAGCTTTGCTGCGTTCTAAAAATTTAGGGTATCATTTCCCAATTGTTTATGGCGAGGATACCAATAAAGTGTGGGCTTTGCGTAAAGCAGGACTGGGTTTGCTGTCTAATATTCCCGGTGATGCCAAAGCGGTTGCCGTAATTGAAGATACAGCAGTAGACGTAAACGATTTACCGGATTTTATAGAAGATTTTAATGCGGTCTTAAAAAAGCGAAATCTAAATTGTGTACACTATGCGCATGCGGCAACAGGAGAATTGCATCTTCGTCCTATAATTGATTTAAAAACGGAAGAAGGGACTATACTTTTCAGAACTATTGCGACAGACATTGCGCATTTGGTTAAAAAGTACAAAGGCTCTTTAAGCGGAGAACATGGAGATGGAAGACTTAGAGGGGAATTTATTCCGCTGATGTTAGGAGAGGAAATCTATCAATTGTTTGTTCAGATTAAGGAAGTCTGGGATCCATGGGGTATTTTCAATCCTGGTAAAATTGTGAATACACCACCGATGGATACAAACTTAAGGTATACCGCCGGACAGGATACTCCGATGCCGGAAACCTATTTTGATTTTTCGGAACACAATGGAATCTTGCGTGCTGCCGAGATGTGTAACGGATCCGGAGATTGCCGAAAAACCGAAAAAAGCGGTGGCACCATGTGTCCGAGTTATATGGCAACACGGGACGAAAAACATACCACGCGCGCCAGAGCAAACATGCTGAGAGAGACGATAACCAACTCTACCCAGGCTAATAAGTTTGATGATGATAATCTTGTTGACGTTTTAGATTTGTGTTTGAGCTGTAAAGGCTGTAAATCAGAATGTCCTTCTAATGTGGATATGGCCAAATTAAAAGCCGAAACGTTACAACAATATCACGACAAAAATGGAGTTAAATTTCGTTCCAGACTTATCGGGAATACTCCTAAAATAAACAAAAGGTTTGCCGCGATTCCGTGGATGTATAATTTATCCACAAAAGGGGTCTTTGGGAATGTGGTTAAGAAAACAACAGGTTTTGCTACAGCACGAAAATTGCCTTTGATGCATAAAATTACTTTCGCCAAGTGGATGAAAACGTATCGTCAAAAGGGTGATTTTAGTAACGGAAAAGTATACCTGTACAACGATGAATTTTTAAATTATTATGATGTTGAAATAGGGCAGACTGCGGTACAATTGCTGAATCGTTTGGGTTATCAGGTCGAAATTCCAAAAATTGGGATTAGCGGCAGAACTTATCTTTCGAAAGGAATGTTAAAAGAAGCACGTGAAATTGCCGAACAAAACATTAGAGATTTTGAGCAGGCGATTCCACAGGATGGTATTCTGATTGGAATTGAACCCTCGGCGATCTTAAGTTTTAGGGACGAGTATCCCGATTTATGTCGAGGAGAATTACAAGTGAAAGCAAAAAACTATGCTGCAAAAGCTTTCCTGATCGAGGAATTTTTGGCAAAAGAACTGGAGGAAGGCAGAATTTCTTCTGATAGTTTTACTAATAAGCCTGAGCGTGTACGCATGCACGGACATTGTTTTCAAAAAGCCTTATCGTCATTGGTACCTCTTAAAAAGATACTGACTTTGCCCGTAAATTATACCGTTTTGAACATTCCGAGTGGTTGCTGTGGCATGGCCGGGTCTTTTGGCTATGAAAAAGAGCACTATGAGTTGTCGATGAAAATAGGAGAGTTGGTTTTGTTTCCAGCCATTCGTTCTGAAGAAGAAGCCACTCTAATCTCTGCCTCAGGTACCAGCTGCAGGCATCAGATTGCTGATGGTACAGGTAGAAAAGCACAACATCCTGTTGAGATCTTGTATAAAGCGTTAAAATAG
- a CDS encoding aminotransferase class III-fold pyridoxal phosphate-dependent enzyme, whose protein sequence is MIFSEATIQDLVKEHYGLTVTVKALNGYDELNFLLSNEKNEKYILKVSNESHPFPFLEAQINIIQHLKKSPVSNCFQHFSINKHGEELTKIVGNSQTYYIRILNFLEGVFWVDEKAKTKELQYDLGSFLGKMDHALQDFSHPAMHRNYTWDISRASEAADNLKYILNHEKRRIAGYFLLQFDTEVLPQLHRLRHAYVHNDANDYNVLVQDNHVSGLIDFGDMVYTALINNLAIACTYAMLDEEDPLAVAALIVEGYHKSYALTEQELDVLYYLIAGRLCISVTQSAYNASLDSNNEHHFITEKPAWNLLFKLIQINPIKAQDAFRKACGFEGVITTDDYSDLLEVRKKKIGRNLSIGYQDKLKIVKGALQYLYDDKGRTFIDCVNNPSHVGHCHPVVVRKMQKQIATLNTNTRYLNDAITAYAEKLTATLPSKLSVCYFVNSGSEANDLAIRMSRHFTKQKDIIVLDHAYHGTSTVAMEMSPYKFDSKGGFGQMPWIHKAINPDLYRGPYKYGDTNAGEKYAADVQRIIEDLQKEDKAPAVFICETLLGVGGQIPLPENYLKTAYDYVRAAGGVCIADEVQVGFGRIGDHFWGFELQNVVPDIVVLGKPIGNGHPLAAVIVTEEIADAFNNGMEYFNTFGGNPVSMTTGLAVLDVIQEEEMQQHALETGNHLMDGLRKLMTKYPIISDVRGHGLFVGAEMVKDRTTMEPAVPEIDIVVEKMKAHSYLLSTDGPLHNVLKIKPPMTFNKQNADEMVRLLDIALSEL, encoded by the coding sequence ATGATTTTTTCAGAAGCAACTATTCAGGATTTAGTAAAAGAACATTACGGATTAACCGTTACCGTAAAAGCATTAAATGGATATGACGAACTGAACTTTCTTTTATCAAATGAGAAGAATGAAAAGTATATTCTAAAAGTTTCAAACGAAAGTCACCCATTTCCTTTTTTAGAAGCGCAGATCAATATCATTCAGCATCTAAAAAAGAGCCCTGTTTCAAATTGTTTTCAGCATTTCAGTATCAATAAACATGGAGAAGAACTGACCAAAATTGTTGGTAATTCTCAAACATACTATATCAGAATACTGAACTTTTTGGAAGGTGTTTTTTGGGTGGATGAAAAAGCTAAAACAAAAGAATTACAGTATGACCTGGGAAGCTTTTTAGGAAAGATGGATCATGCTTTACAGGATTTCTCACATCCTGCCATGCACCGCAATTACACTTGGGACATCAGTCGTGCGAGTGAAGCAGCAGACAATTTAAAATACATTCTAAATCACGAAAAAAGGCGTATTGCGGGATATTTCCTCTTGCAGTTTGATACTGAAGTCTTGCCTCAATTGCATCGCTTGCGTCATGCGTATGTGCATAACGATGCCAATGATTATAATGTACTGGTACAGGACAATCATGTTAGCGGTTTAATCGATTTTGGAGATATGGTTTATACTGCTTTAATCAACAATTTAGCGATAGCCTGTACGTATGCCATGCTGGATGAAGAAGATCCGCTGGCCGTTGCAGCATTGATCGTTGAAGGATACCATAAATCGTATGCTTTAACCGAGCAGGAATTGGATGTATTGTATTACCTGATTGCCGGAAGACTTTGCATCAGTGTAACACAATCGGCTTACAATGCCTCATTAGACAGCAACAACGAACACCATTTTATTACCGAAAAACCAGCATGGAATCTATTGTTTAAACTGATTCAGATTAATCCAATCAAAGCGCAGGATGCTTTTAGAAAAGCCTGTGGTTTTGAAGGAGTAATTACTACGGATGACTACAGTGATTTATTGGAAGTTAGAAAAAAGAAAATAGGACGTAATTTAAGCATTGGTTATCAGGACAAATTGAAAATTGTAAAAGGTGCTTTGCAATATTTGTACGATGATAAGGGAAGAACCTTTATAGATTGTGTCAATAATCCTTCGCATGTGGGACATTGTCATCCGGTCGTGGTTCGAAAAATGCAGAAACAGATTGCCACTTTAAATACCAATACCCGATATTTAAATGACGCTATAACAGCTTATGCCGAAAAACTTACAGCAACCTTACCTTCAAAGCTGAGCGTTTGTTATTTCGTGAATTCGGGGAGTGAGGCCAATGATCTGGCGATTCGAATGAGCCGTCATTTTACCAAACAAAAAGATATTATTGTATTGGATCATGCCTATCACGGAACTTCTACCGTTGCAATGGAAATGAGTCCGTATAAATTTGACAGTAAAGGAGGATTCGGTCAGATGCCTTGGATACACAAGGCGATTAATCCTGATTTGTATCGCGGCCCTTATAAATATGGAGATACCAATGCGGGAGAAAAATACGCAGCCGATGTGCAAAGAATTATAGAAGATCTGCAGAAAGAGGACAAAGCTCCTGCGGTATTCATCTGTGAAACCTTATTGGGAGTAGGAGGTCAGATCCCGTTACCGGAAAATTATTTAAAAACAGCGTATGATTATGTCAGAGCTGCCGGAGGAGTTTGTATTGCTGATGAAGTTCAGGTTGGATTTGGACGAATCGGAGACCACTTTTGGGGCTTCGAATTACAAAATGTAGTTCCGGATATCGTTGTATTAGGAAAACCAATTGGTAACGGACATCCTCTGGCTGCGGTGATTGTAACGGAAGAAATTGCGGATGCCTTCAACAACGGAATGGAGTATTTTAACACCTTTGGCGGTAATCCCGTATCGATGACTACAGGATTGGCCGTATTGGATGTGATTCAGGAAGAAGAAATGCAGCAGCATGCTCTGGAAACGGGAAATCATTTAATGGATGGTCTTAGAAAGTTAATGACGAAATATCCAATTATTAGTGATGTTCGCGGACATGGTCTGTTTGTTGGTGCCGAAATGGTAAAAGACAGAACGACCATGGAACCTGCTGTTCCTGAAATAGATATTGTAGTAGAAAAGATGAAAGCTCATAGTTATTTATTAAGTACCGATGGACCTTTACACAATGTTTTGAAAATAAAACCTCCTATGACATTCAACAAACAAAACGCTGATGAAATGGTGCGATTATTAGATATTGCTTTAAGCGAGTTGTAG